In Nitrospira sp., one genomic interval encodes:
- a CDS encoding NAD-dependent epimerase/dehydratase family protein, whose translation MKRMLVTGSSGLIGSEVCAYFHEQGWFIHGADNNNRAAFFGPSGDTRWNQRRLQHELTAFRHHELDIRDRKGVLGLIEELRPDAIVHTAAQPSHDLAAKIPFDDFDTNAVGTLNLLEAARLHARETVFVHMSTNKVYGDAPNELPLVEQTKRWDYASPQDWNGIAEQMRIDQSKHSLFGASKVAADVMVQEYGRYFGMKTCCLRGGCLTGPNHSGVELHGFLSYLVKCNLEKKKYSIFGYKGKQVRDNIHSLDVARFIHAFIENPRSGEVYNLGGGRENSCSILEAFEMIESISGQKMEYEYVEKNREGDHICYISDLRKMKSHYPSWSITKNLAQIFGEIHESWLKRGASVQATA comes from the coding sequence ATGAAACGAATGCTTGTCACCGGCTCATCTGGACTCATTGGTTCGGAGGTGTGTGCGTATTTTCATGAGCAGGGATGGTTTATCCATGGGGCCGATAACAACAACCGAGCGGCATTCTTTGGACCCAGTGGTGATACCCGATGGAACCAACGACGGCTGCAGCACGAGTTGACAGCATTTAGACATCACGAACTTGATATTCGAGATCGGAAGGGTGTGCTTGGTCTCATTGAAGAATTGCGACCGGATGCGATCGTACATACAGCGGCGCAGCCTTCGCATGACCTTGCAGCAAAGATCCCATTTGATGATTTCGACACGAACGCGGTGGGAACGCTCAACTTACTTGAGGCCGCGAGGCTGCATGCACGTGAGACGGTGTTTGTGCACATGTCCACGAATAAAGTGTATGGGGATGCGCCGAATGAGCTTCCTCTGGTTGAACAGACTAAACGGTGGGACTATGCATCTCCTCAAGACTGGAATGGTATTGCAGAGCAGATGCGGATCGATCAATCAAAACATTCCTTATTTGGCGCGTCAAAGGTGGCAGCCGATGTCATGGTTCAGGAGTATGGACGGTACTTTGGGATGAAAACATGCTGTTTGCGTGGGGGATGTCTCACAGGGCCGAATCATTCCGGCGTAGAGCTGCATGGTTTTCTAAGTTACCTTGTTAAGTGCAATTTAGAGAAAAAGAAATACAGCATATTCGGATACAAAGGGAAGCAGGTGAGGGACAATATCCATTCTTTGGATGTGGCTCGTTTTATCCATGCATTCATTGAAAACCCGCGAAGTGGAGAAGTCTACAACCTGGGCGGGGGGCGTGAAAATAGCTGTTCGATTCTCGAAGCCTTTGAGATGATCGAGTCCATTTCTGGACAAAAAATGGAGTACGAATACGTGGAAAAGAACCGAGAGGGCGATCACATTTGCTACATCAGTGATCTCAGGAAAATGAAGAGTCATTATCCAAGTTGGAGCATTACGAAAAACCTGGCGCAAATCTTCGGTGAAATCCACGAGTCATGGTTAAAGCGAGGGGCGTCGGTCCAAGCCACGGCCTAA
- a CDS encoding glycosyltransferase family 4 protein, with protein MKVLVISAAYPPMHAGEATNTYHLCQRLVDRGVEVHVLTSVGNRGTNNGRIHVYPIMREWGWAELLRVRSFIRSCEVDAFFLMYIGLMYKFHPMVTFLPTLCKRLFRDIPFVTRYESAFVGADPSKTSIPARVFRKLMVRWAGPAGVAYSSGTLLRDSDAVIALCERHRAMLTEEWPAAEQKVVLIPPPPNLLIASNEGGGARARGRQRLGLTGQEFVVTFFGYLYPIKGIETLLRAFAIVAEKYSHARLLFVGGKVDLAVEGAGSYFDEMQRLHRTLGLESKTIWTGAFKSEEEEASLYLHASDVSVLPFLEGVQLNNSSFASLIAHGLPVIVTRGPMMDGAFVHGENVLTCAPRDHEGLAELLLQVMNDGDLRTRLQTGALKFAQEWFSWESAVEKTIALMRSSKEVVKAHKHYI; from the coding sequence ATGAAAGTGTTGGTGATTTCAGCGGCTTACCCTCCCATGCATGCGGGGGAGGCAACCAATACCTATCATTTATGCCAACGACTCGTAGACCGTGGCGTTGAAGTTCACGTTTTGACTTCAGTAGGTAATCGCGGAACGAACAATGGCCGAATTCATGTCTATCCGATCATGCGGGAGTGGGGCTGGGCCGAACTATTGCGAGTCCGCTCCTTTATCCGGAGTTGTGAGGTGGATGCATTTTTTCTGATGTACATCGGTTTGATGTACAAGTTCCATCCAATGGTCACGTTTCTGCCGACCCTGTGTAAACGTCTTTTCCGGGACATTCCTTTTGTCACGCGATACGAAAGTGCGTTCGTTGGAGCTGATCCATCTAAGACCAGCATACCTGCGCGGGTCTTTCGCAAGTTGATGGTTCGATGGGCGGGACCGGCGGGAGTGGCCTACAGTTCCGGAACGCTCTTGCGTGATAGCGATGCAGTGATCGCCCTTTGTGAGAGACATCGCGCGATGTTGACTGAGGAATGGCCCGCTGCGGAACAGAAGGTTGTATTAATCCCCCCTCCGCCGAATCTGTTGATCGCATCAAATGAGGGAGGTGGAGCGAGGGCGCGCGGCCGTCAGCGGCTAGGGCTTACGGGACAGGAGTTTGTAGTTACATTTTTTGGCTATCTGTACCCAATCAAGGGGATCGAGACGCTATTACGTGCATTTGCGATTGTGGCAGAGAAATATTCTCATGCCAGGCTGTTGTTCGTTGGTGGAAAAGTTGATCTGGCAGTGGAGGGTGCTGGCTCTTATTTTGACGAGATGCAGAGGCTTCATAGGACGCTTGGCCTAGAGTCCAAGACAATTTGGACTGGTGCATTCAAGTCTGAGGAGGAGGAGGCGTCGCTCTATCTACATGCCTCGGATGTGAGCGTATTACCATTTCTAGAAGGCGTGCAGTTGAACAACAGTTCCTTCGCGTCCTTGATTGCGCACGGACTTCCTGTGATCGTGACGAGAGGCCCCATGATGGATGGCGCCTTTGTTCATGGGGAGAATGTGCTGACCTGTGCACCACGAGATCATGAAGGGCTGGCAGAGCTGCTACTCCAAGTTATGAATGATGGAGATCTTCGGACACGTCTGCAGACCGGAGCCTTGAA